From the Elaeis guineensis isolate ETL-2024a chromosome 16, EG11, whole genome shotgun sequence genome, the window ATATATGAGTAATCAAATAATAAAGCATAGAATTATGAATAAAAGTTAAATTGTATAATAAACAATTCAAGGTAATAACCATAGGGAGGAATCCTCCTTTGTTCTAACACATTTATTTTCcatgcatatataaagcatttggAACAGAGTTCTTTCTTTACCACTCATCAGTAAGACATGAAGCCAAGCTTGGATGAAAAGAGAAGGAATAAAATTTACAGCGAAGGTGGGCCCATGCTAGTTTTAATCTATGATGTTGAACAGATAGCTAACACATAAGCCCTCCACTTATTCAAGTAAAACATGAGCTTGCTGCTTTGATATAAATCATTAAGAATGTGGATACAATAAAAAAAGTGACATAGCTTGGCCTTATGAAAATCTAAAGACATGAATATAGGGACTAACAACCTTCGCCACCAATCAACAAACTATGATACGAATTGAAGaagtaatgaataaaaaaattgctTGGAGTTCATCATATTTATATAAAGAAAACAGTTGAGAGTGAATGTCTGCATTCGCTATTTAAGAATGTAAAATCATAAACCAAGGCATGATCAAAAATCATACACCAAACACGGCCAGGTATCCATGGAGTGTGGATATTGGTGTTTAGATTCCGAAGGCTTGATGAAGGAGATGTCCTGTAAAAGCATAAACCCAAAAGCATTTGATCGCCATGTATCTAGAATCCTATCACTATTCAAATGGCTAGTAAATCAAGGTATAACAAAGTACCAAAATTAAGAAAAGGTAGAACAAGGGTAACATAATGAGTTACTTCAACTGCAATTTTTTCCACCAAATACTAGACATGTAACTCCAGTGGCTGTCCACATAAAAACTTATACACGTATAACTTTGAGAAGTCATTGCATTTTAGCTTTTCTCATCTTAGCAATCAAACCATCTACTTGGTGAGTGTCAGAATGCAGTATTCCTCAAGATTCACCTTAGAAACAAGAACTTAAAAAGAGAATTCATTAACAAAGCAACAGCTTATAATGGACTGCATATGTTATACCAGTCTTATTGTTCAACAAGAAAACACAACAAGCAGGTCTTTCCACAGCGTTCTTAAACAGCAAACATGGCAAACTCCTTCAGACACACCTTAACACAGACATTTCATAACAAGACAAGGATATAGCATCAGACCAGGAAGATATTTATCTCACTCAAAATGGTTGAAAGCTCATTTGTGACAACTATATACAAGTCCACATATAGTGCAGCTATAACTACCTGTAAAAATTAACTTTGTTACCCATGTTGCTGCCTCCCAGCATCCTATTGATGACAACAGTTGCCACTCCTTGACCAGCAAATTGTTCATTGTATGAATCCTCTGCAATTTGAAGTGATGAGACTGCCTGTGCCGCTATTTGCCCCGCAGATAGATCTGCTCTTTGACATGTCTCCTCATGGTACGGTGTTTGGAGATATCTTGCGTGCACCGCAGCAGGCGGCGACTGTTCAAGAACCCAATTATTCCACTTCCATGCCGGCCCATAtgcatcagtggcccatcccagTCCCTCGACAGAATATTTTGCAAAACCCTGATGACCCATAAAAAGGTCAAAATTGCACGAGTAATCCCCAGGATTATATCTTTTATTATTGTTCAACATGAAATGACAGGATTCATCTTTATCTTCCCCTAGAAGGACATGAAGGGCAACAGCCTCAGCTATTGCAGCACCTTCCTCATCAAGCCGCTGctgttcttctttcttcttctgttTTTTCTTCTCCAACTCAGAGCGTATGGCTGCTGAGGTTGCCAGTGCTTTCTCTAAGCGCCTCCTTTTCTTCTCAGCTTGCTTGAGCCGATCCACCTCATCTTTGGCCtgctttttcttccctttcttcagGACTGCACCTGCTTGACCACATCCGACTTTCTCCATGATTGCCTCTCTCTCTAAAAACTGGCTTAGCTTAATATCTTCAAAATGACTACTAATGAAATAGAATCACTTCCAATACCATCTTACCTAAACTTTTTCATAAATTACTGAACTCTTCTTGCAAAAGGAACTACTGCAACAGTTACCAACATAATAATACTACACCCATTCAGGTCTGAAGGAGTATCTGATTTTGCGAACAATGCAATCCCAAAAGGAAATGACAGGAGAAAGCAGGAGAGAAATATGATAAGCTCTAACTAATGCTTCTCTTGTGGCTGTTCTCCCAGTCTTCTGGCAGCCCAGACCCCCACCCATCTTAATGACACCAAAATGTACAAATACCAGATCTTAACAATAAGATGGCAAGGGTTAAAAGACTCAACCGAACAGCTCATATGGCTTTCCTACTGCATACAACCAAAAGAATGTAAACATCAAAATCTCCAATGAATACAATCTTCAACATCACAAAATTTTCAATAAAGTAGCCTCATGTCATATAGTAAGTACAAAAGAAAGATATCTTCCGAAAATGCTTGCCCATCATATGCAAGCCATCGGGCCTACCAGACAAGCTAGGTCAAATAGATTAAGCTACAGGTTTCTCTTTCTTATGTCCATTGTACAACAACTCGTAAAAGTTCACCAAGTAATTCAGAATTATTCTAGTTTAGGTTTGCATTTTTTttgttaacaaaaaaaaaagatctaaaaCAACCAAAAATCCATTTGCTGTGACTTGAAATACTGGTCTTTGCTTCATATCTGTCAGATACAAATGTGAATGCTTCGACCACATGTATGAAGGGTCCATTTGACCAAGTTGAAATgaaaagcataaaaataattgTCTTAGCAGCCTTAAGTTTAGCTTGAGTATTATAAATGGTTTGGTCTAGGATAATTAGATGAATTACTCAGGGAGTTAAGCAATATTTTATGCAAGCATGGCAGGCTCCAGgttcaaattaaaataaataaatttaaaaaaaaaaatccttcgtctTCCATGACAGAATCCAAATATTGACATCATCACACTTGGAACTAAGTAGTATCAACATTAAAGGTCCTTGCATCATAAGAGATATTATTGTAATTCACAAAAGAGACAATGTATATGTATCAACGGTCAAGCATTAATATATTATTTCGCTATTCTAATGATTGGGGAAAAAAGCACCGAGAGAAGCTGCATAGAAAGACACAAAAAGAACATGGTAATCATAACAGAAAACATGGACCAACATCTTCCTCCCTAGGCTAATCCTAACCTCCTTTTAACATCATCTCAATCTATCTTTtcaacaaagaaaattaaaggtGGTATTACTTCCTAAGACTCCACCTCTTTCCAATTAACCTTCTCTTCTGGGGCACAGTAAGGAAAAAAATCAACAATAGAATACCAACTTCAATCCTACAAGTATAGAAGCGACAATGGGACATGCATAAGATAATCATGTGAGCAACAAACAAAGTTGTAACTGAACTCATGAACAAAATCCACAATACAAAGGAGATTAATGAAAGACGAAACAGCCAAGAGAACCAACATAAAGAGACCAAGAACAATACAATCAATGAGATACCACGAAACAAATAATGTCAAATTAATATCAAAGGAAGATGCGCTCAAATATGGACTCACATGGTTATCAAGCCCATTGACTAATGCCTATCCATGATTCCATCATGCATCAGTGTCCAGCAAAAGTAGAAAagcatgctcaaatctatatattGGACATTCTTTTTAAATAACAGCTCCTAGAAGTGAGACAAGCAAAGTAAATTTTGCCTTTGATTTATGACCTTTTTTCATTTGGAGACCAATTGCAGTCAGTGTTTGAGACCTGAAGTATTTGTTTCATCTTTATCCCACTGAAAATTTGGTGTGCCTCAATAGGTCACATCCTTTGAAGTTCTTGAAGGCCCTAACAAATTCATGTTGATGGAGTAAAATGGTGTCATGGAGTGGAAATGCCGCAGAAAGACCATGTTGCAAACATTTTCTGCGAAAGCAATGACATGGGATACAACCCCAATTACTAGAAAAAGACTAAGCACCGCTGTCATGCTACATAGCATGAGGAAATCGATGCGATCCACAGGGTTAATTTGATTCACAATGGGTTGTGGCATAAACACAAATCCCTGAAGCATGCAAAGGgcccattttttttcttcttttcagggTAACGGTTCGGGGCTTATAACACATTTTCTTTATTGCAATGTTCACTTCAGTCCACTTCATTTGCTTTGTTTTTCCTTTCCCCACTGAATCAGTGGATGGGATCAATCAGAATATTCTTTTCCAGCTGACTAAATTTGGATTACTATATGGTTAGATAGCTAGTTTCTTAACTCTGTGGTAAATTCCACTTACGTTATTCTTCCTTACCTTTCTCATTAAGCTTTTCCCACCAAAGCTTGAACCGTCATAAATATATAGCAATCCTCATTTTGTCCTGCTGATTTTAAATTATATCCAAGTATATTCAGTTTTTAAATATCCCAACTTTCTAGGCACTGATAATATTCCTATTCGTCTGAGCATCACAGTTTCCGCATCCGATTGTCAAAAACCTATTGCTCAAACATTTGACCCTCCAATCCTACCTTCATTTTTCCGCAGTATTACAATTATCATCACAGGAACCAATTATCCTAATTCCACCGAAAAACCTAGAATTCCTCCACTTGAAAACCGAATTCAATAAACAACACTCAAAAAGCACAGAAATAAAAACCCTAATCCGATCCCAATAACCCTAACGCGTGTAAAGTTCGAAACCACGACTCTACCGCAGCGATCTAAACCATGAAACTAAGCCTCACAGCAATTGGATCCAGATCTATCCACGattattgagaaaaaaaaatcaaccttTCACAAACAAACCGCAACAAAgcgtaaaaaaatcttaaaataaagAGGAAGGTCCAGGGTACCACCATACCTGCCCAAATTGGGGAAGAAAAATGTGGCGAATCCAAGCCTTCCCCGTGCTCATATCGAGGAGAGAAACCAAATGGAAGTGGAGACCAGAAGAGAGATCGACAGGAATTCTCTTCAACCTGGAGTCTTTGGATCTGGTCCTGCCCTAAAATTCCAGAGAGAGAGGTTTTCTAGAAACCGATCACATGCCAAGAGCGTGAGCGATGACAGCGGCTCGCAGGCAAAGATAAGGGTATTACGGTCATTTCACGTTCTCCTTGCGACAACGCCTACTCCATGTACGTGACGTCACTCACCGGCCGATGGGATTGTTCCCGGAAGTCACTCGAACGGTCGATCTTTCTTGTACGTATATGAATAATTATGCGGACGCTTCCCTTTTTTTCTCCGTTCCGGTGCGGGGCGGGTTGGACGGGTGTACGATCCGACGGGGTCATACTTGTCGCATAGTAGGGTGTGGGTCCCCCCTCGTACCGTGCCTTGTGATCCACTCAAGGTCATTGCCGGGACGATGTGGGTCCCACCAAGAGGCATGTGGGAGGACCGTGGGCTACTGGGGAGAAAGGTACCGTGTCTCTACCTTGAGTTTAACCATACCTCACATCCAGGGTCATGAAAgctttatttttctaaattttttttaaaaaaaaatttataaacttgCACCGTTCGAAATTTAAATAGATCGAGCTATAAATTTAGGTATAAGTAGGTACGGAGATTAGGAAAAATTATGCATACAAAATATGTATCATTTTTAAGTAAATAATGAGAGTATGTTTACTTgaaaattaatgataaaaaaattataaataaattttttttatgaaaaaaataattttgttggaaattaattataataaaaaattaaaaataaatttttagttctactttcaatttaaaaaaacAGCTCTCCTAatgaattttatataaaaatatctaTCCATTCCAAACATGAGTTAAAAACAACTATCTATTTTAGCTGAAATTATCCTTATACCCTTTAAAATACTACAGTATTACAAATTATAGTgtagtatttctttacaataaggtagtattatattatattagtatagtataatttttttatgataatgtaatgttgctttattatattatattagtatagtattcttttacaataagatggtattatattatattaatgttgTATTCATTTATAATAATACAGTGctgctttattgtattatattaatatagtattcttttacaataagataatattacattatcatagtgtagtattcttttattatagtattactttacaacGATATAGtgttactttataatagtgtagtataactttataatagtgtagtattactttataatagtgtagtgttACTTTTATTATAgtacagtattattttataatagtatagtattactttataatagtgtagtgttGTTTTATAATTGCAACAGTAATTGGATCATTTCCTCCCATTTGGGTAATTGCTTTTAAGTTATATTTCAAATTAGgaagaattttttatttaaaacttaAGTGGATAACTATctttaagtttaaatttaattagatatttttcattaattttttttttaaaatcatttattttcattaggataaataaattatttttaaaaatagttttaaataAAATCTTGTAACTAAATATATACTTGGTATTAGATTACTTAGGTGTTTTACATACTTGCATGCAAATTTTTCAAAAAACAGAATTTCAGCGAAAGCATAGATTAAGCAATTTAATCTAATgcatcttagatctaatctaaagcataAAACATCTGGATATAGTTCTTATGCATGAAATAAAATcacatatatcagatctgaaaagtaAAAATCAGAAGAAAAAATTGGTTATCTGAACCGCTATCCTTCTCCTTCCTCGGAtcggatcctgcggatgtccGAAGTTTTTGACGTAGCCACGTAAGCATCCGATCATTGCTAGTATCCACATAGAGATGACTTGATTGAAGCATCGAGGTCACTAGAGTGCTATCACCTTACAGATTTCACTCCTTAACTTGAATCTGGATCTATCTCTTCTACATCTCAAAGAACAAAATCTGCAGCACGAACTCTTTATACTGATCTAATGGGATCTGAACTAGAccaccaagaaaagaagaaaatctttttttcttttgttcctctctctctaatttctctctctcaaaTCCTATCTAGAGGAGAAAGTGGCATGGAGATGTGGAAGGAAAGGACAAACGGCGATGAGAAGAGGTCTTGCAGTAATGAAAAAACCCATGGAACTATTCCCCACCGCATGCCCCCTTTCTTAATATATTTGTCATACAAATATCAGGTCTCACGCCAAATCTAATGCCCTTTCATATAAGGAtaatccaatttgaattcaaattcaaaaaggaATTGAATTCAAcatttaaattcaacttaatgcCACATCACTTCTTCACGCGCACAAGAGAAGAGTCGCATGATTTCTCACACCCCCATTCTCCTCTTTTTGCATGAAAGATGGGAGAGAAGCCCAGGGAGCTTGGGCTCTGGTGGTCTTCTTCAATTGGATCCAATTTTGGttcaaatcgaatccaattcggatccgattcgaatccaattcaaaaatattatcaaacTTAATCCAATCAGAAATGAAATCCAAgtctaatttggataattaaacctaattagtctcaaattaatttcagcctaattaaatcaaatctgatttaaattagttaggacttgatccataatttaatcagactcaattaaattataatacttgcaattaagtcccatATACTAACAATtagtaattttcaaatttataactctttacaaattgatccaaattatcaatccaattgatcatTCGATCATGATCTAAGCTATTAATCAGAACGAGCTCCTTTTAAGTGTGACCTCTCAAATTCTATTttgtttggtagtgagacataccgtgatttcTATTACAGTATCATCGAACCTCCTTTCAATGGactgaaataattccaactcaccccAACAATGATTGTTGATCTGAAAACAATCATAGTATTCTCACAATCCACTTGTGatgcctagtagtatgtagtgacaatccagcagaatagaaaGATGAACTCCTAGGTATAGTTACCGTGTGATTAAGTTCTTCTATCGAGAATTTCGATAGGATGCAGGTCATGGAATCTCATCAAATTTTAAGCATCCATCATATAccagacttaattagcttgagtccaataataaatctcataaatttttttttcataatcataCTACTGTAGTCACAGATTTATGGACTCTGCTTCTTAGATCGCATAGGACTACGTCTCAACTACTAAGGATAATAGATCTCCTATAAGTATACTCCTACTCCTACAGCGAACCTATTACAGTCAATATATATTACAAGGATCCAAATGATTagaagatcatatttatgtgcagtcaaactatagcaatctcacTCTGAGCAATCgaagcaccgcaggtcaaagaactactcaccaactatagcatcaaaaaatcactgatgagtgagtaggcatccatgtgacttcttatttttgatcacactcagtaccattattctctaacaaccacctgcactctcactccattatctccacattgtagactcaagatccatctatccaAAGAGAAGCGATCCATATACCAGTCTAGTCAGATCAATCACCGTCCCTATGATGATCATTGATTGGGAGTAGTTTAAGAATTAATCTACAATGACAtatatcttaaattcttaattctGGAGAATATGTATTATTGACTATTAACTCCTTAGATGATTCTAGGACACATTactctagaataaaaataattatctataattTCAATAAATCAAGTATAAACTTATGTCctgaaaaaattataatgtgtcagccaataattgacttttcaGATCACACATCTAACACTTGAAGGGATGGAGACAAAAAGAAATATTTGTTTTTATATTTAGATATCTAAATTTACTTTTGTTGCATAAGATGGTGTACTTTAGAATTTGAATGTAGAtatcattttatcaaataaaagaaaagatacCTAAAAGACACAAAAAGCCTTCATATTTGCTTAATGATGCACCACCCTTTATTATCGATATGAGACAATATGATATCTTGTAAATAATTACATCATGCAGTACATAACTACACTTTGTCTTCATATTCGATTTATTCGGAACTTGAAAAAAATGAGATGCAATTATGAGTGCAATAATGATGGCATGCAAGTTATTGagcattaaaatatttattttaataaaataattcataagtttatacttttgatttttttggataaaaaaagaAAGTCCATTATTTATTTAGATATATAGTTTGACATTATTATGCAAgagatacatataaatatatctcCCTTACCTTTGCAACAATTGCTAGGTAGAAAATTTTCTAGTACCACATGTAAATATTGCTATATACAAGAAAAATTTCTTGACAAGACActaggaatatttttttttcttaacaaaTAGGAGGGGATACTAGGTTAATCGCCTACCTTGTGTCATGGAGGACTGACTTCAACTAGAATGAGCTTTCATTTTCTTATCCAAGTAGCAAGGAAGGATAAGCAAATGTTTACTTGAAACATCTAGGAGAGCATATTTAAGAGATATTTTCTATCTATTATGCTATAGAAAAATCATCTTCACCTTACATTAGAACAATGCAAGTTATTTTCAAGTTGAGCCTAATACTATTGAGAGCTCTCTTTTGTGATTCATCTCCAACCAACCACAATTAAGCTAGATCAAATACCCATTTACACACGCAATGGTCTTTCAAGGGTCCTCATATAGGTTAGTTCAATTTATTACCTGGTTGTTATGTGGTTTTTACTAAAATATAGATCTAagttaggggtggcaatcgggttGAGTCGGTCATAAATGGTTAGGATCAGATGTGGATTggatcaaaaaatattaaaactaaaTCTGACTTATTTATTAAACAAGTTAAAATTTACAATTTGAATCAGctatgtttaataaacagataatTCAACCCAACCAatttaactcatttaataaaTTAATAGTCTGTTAACCCAATTCAAATTGACCCAACCCGATCTTTTGAGAGTCTTTGAATTACTGTATCTAAAAAatacaaaagatttttttttttttctatcgatAGTCTACTATGGCCTATAGGGTGGGGGAGgaaaagaagaacatgaaaagatCTGGCGATCTCCACTTCCACTGATTCTCCTAATCCAAATCTGTCAATATCATTCAATGGCTCtcctaaagaaaaaaattttccatctgattggatcatcggggtgcatctaaaaaattttttattctaaggcTTGCATAACATTTATCTTTATCTTGATTTGCAGTGAAATAGAGATCAAAATTTTCAAGAAAACTCGAATATGATATCTCGTGAGGTCTGAACGCATAGACCCTCCACATGCGCACTTCTTAGACAAAAAAAATAGCACCACAATTCCTTCCTATGGTCGGTCAatatgagagagagtctcagggCTCTGAGACTTTTTGGTTCTAAACCAAATGGGCTCATATTTAACTCATTTTGGattgatttgaatcagatttgaagaGCCTGttagtcctaatctaattaagattctgatctaagtttaatttagatttttaacccaaacaagccttaattaaatcaaatttaatctaaaattaattaggatataaattcaatatctcataaattttttggatcactgatcagatcatcatctccgaaattaaacttaaacctcatgtctagtgctagcaaGGCATAGTTAACTTATTTAATCATGTATGACctttaacttaattttcaattaaattaatctattcatttaatcaagtcacatacttttaaattgaactcataaacttaggtcaattcttttctacattgctcgactttgtgcgtgactctataagttcaaacactaagtcggtagtacaaaaattattttttgtactaatagaagttatcatctagtaatagtttctgatgtctggataggttgaatatatgcaaggcaatattcaagaacctatgcatatggttatcgtataactcatccctttgacctcgaattctcgaggatgacctagggtttaattgtcaatcctgaatgagtcatccacattgtattttcaatctttcacattcatcacatggattatttgggtccaaattttactaaattaaaatacagtaatgcattaactcctgtaatccggaggagtcaatcccattttgatccacacacagacttcataagtacttgacacCCAATAGTCTTTCgtgactgcattagaaatgcaggtagtctagtaccaaagcatagtgagttggttgtaagttactatggtgatctcagatttgagggatacttatacccatacacttcacgagctacttttgacagtagagtactccacaagtgagtcacttattccgtgacaatgtactcctacatcacacctgtatatcataccagtgtcttcacatttcttggttaagaagacaaccaacctatatggtacacaatgacctacactcgaagaatattatcatcctttaatgacgtcTCATTTGATtacaaatatatttaagaactattcgataaatcttcttttatcaattgtcatatatttttaaggactcatcacaacacaagagttctaataaggaagatgtataccttgtgatgaaaaatatcaaataatttttattatttcataatttatatacaaattacaaagagcacaatcgtccaaatgattgattttaggacatatatcctaacaactttcacttggactaaagttaatcggtacagtatctaatacccatctttcatctgtgtttattgaattttttgattctgagggctttagtaaatggatcagtcaagttcttctttccatcaatcttctaaaaatcgacgtcatcttgatccacgatctctcgaaaaAGGTGaaagcgatgcagaatatgcttgattTTCTGGTGAGACTTCagttctttcacttgagctatggctctagtctGTCACAGTACAGTAGAACATGACCATCAATGAAGGATGTCACTccaagctcgctgatgaactttcacaactagATCGCTTTTTTGGCAGCATCGGATATCGTAATGTATTCCACCTAGCATCTAAATCGGTTATGGTATGCTATTTGAAATTTTTCAGCAGATCATTTTTTCATTCAGAATAAAtacataacccgacacgcttttgttgtcatcatgatctgactgaaagttgaagtcagtatatcccataagtttcaagtcagtacctccatagataagctattagtctttagtattttttaaatatccaaGGATTGTTTTTACAACCTTTCAATAGTTCTCAtccgaatcagattggtatctactcactatccctagtgagtgtgCCATATTcggtcttatacatgtcatgacgtatatgatagatcccactgccaaagcatataacattctattcatacgctctctctcttgtagagttgtcagataatctttcttagagaaagtaatttcatgacctattggaagatagtctttcttaaaatttttcatgctgaaccatttcagtacgATATCTATGTACATAAATTGAAATAatctaagcagcctcttagatctatctctatagattttcatccataGGACATAGAATActtcttccaaatctttcatggagaactatgaagatagccaaagctttacactttgtaaagtAGAAACATCATTTCTCATTAAtagtatgttatccacatacagtataaaaaagatgactacagaatcattagctcatttataaatatatgattcttctctatttctaacgaagtcatacattcgattaccttatcaaaatgcatgttctaatttcaagatgtctgcttcaatccataaatagatctctaaagcttgcacacctttgattcatttgtggatatgaacctttcagattatattatatacacttcttcttccagctcttcattaagaaaaatagttttgacatccatttattagatctcataatcaaaatgtgctgctattgcaagcataatctggatggacttatattgctataggagaaaatatcttgtcataatcaatgccataacgttgacgatatcccttgacaatcaaatgggctttatagatctccatcttttcGTATGcactccttttctttttgaatatccatttataccctataggtttaatctcttcgggtggatcaataactgtccatacactattaatctccatggactctatcttGAATTTTatagcctcaagccatttctcagagtcggaccttTGTATGGCATCTATAtgggtgatcaaatcctcatcgttttcatcgatTCAACAGaatcaccatctcagatcaagaaaccatagtatatgtttggctgatgcggtactctatcagatatccttaaaggtgcctcaacaatgggctctagatttgatctacaaATTCAGTTCTGTAGGTTTATTTGTCTGTATCGATTCTTttatctatcgaacttcatcaagctcaaccttagTGGTATCAGTTCTTtaact encodes:
- the LOC105059529 gene encoding uncharacterized protein; this encodes MEKVGCGQAGAVLKKGKKKQAKDEVDRLKQAEKKRRRLEKALATSAAIRSELEKKKQKKKEEQQRLDEEGAAIAEAVALHVLLGEDKDESCHFMLNNNKRYNPGDYSCNFDLFMGHQGFAKYSVEGLGWATDAYGPAWKWNNWVLEQSPPAAVHARYLQTPYHEETCQRADLSAGQIAAQAVSSLQIAEDSYNEQFAGQGVATVVINRMLGGSNMGNKVNFYR